One genomic region from Balaenoptera musculus isolate JJ_BM4_2016_0621 chromosome X, mBalMus1.pri.v3, whole genome shotgun sequence encodes:
- the LOC118888349 gene encoding cancer/testis antigen 47A-like has protein sequence MSATGDEDPAPGGPEGPAGAAGAQAEAARAGDQGHRDSEPRGGDAAPGARGGSGEAALEGGGAEEDSDIGPAEEEEEEEEAGGLDLVVEVHQFPMRGFYFILLGLLYSLLRRIHYNDHILVLPPPRPRHGLAWVPQLQAPDGQGQGQGPAAQEPEEAEEAAAPEPEEAEEAIAPEGERLAGGSVGRPGILRDPGSEGGLGR, from the coding sequence ATGTCGGCCACGGGGGATGAAGACCCGGCCCCGGGAGGCCCAGAGGGCCCCGCGGGCGCAGCTGGGGCCCAGGCCGAGGCGGCCAGAGCCGGCGACCAGGGGCACCGCGACTCGGAGCCTCGCGGGGGCGACGCAGCGCCGGGGGCcaggggaggctctggggaggcGGCCCTGGAAGGCGGGGGCGCCGAGGAGGACTCGGACATCGGGccggcagaggaggaggaggaggaggaggaggcagggggcCTGGACCTCGTCGTAGAAGTGCACCAGTTCCCCATGAGGGGCTTCTACTTCAtactcctggggctgctgtactCACTGCTGCGCCGCATCCACTACAATGACCACATCCTCGTCCTGCCCCCGCCGAGACCGCGCCACGGCTTGGCCTGGGTCCCCCAACTCCAGGCGCCCgacgggcaggggcaggggcaggggcctgCGGCCCAGGAACCCGAGGAGGCGGAGGAGGCTGCGGCGCCGGAGCCTGAGGAGGCGGAGGAGGCCATCGCCCCTGAGGGTGAGCGGCTGGCCGGGGGGTCGGTCGGGAGACCCGGGATCCTGAGGGACCCAGGCTCAGAGGGGGGCCTCGGGAGGTGA